Sequence from the Myxococcales bacterium genome:
AGCCTTTCGATCTCTGGGCCGATGGCCTCGATCTCGTGGTCTTCGAGGAGTTCGGCGCCGGCGCCGCGGCGCTCCACTTGGCCGACCCGGACCAACGCTCCGCGCTCTTGCGCGATCCGGAGTACCGAGCGCGCTTTCGTCGCGAGTGGCGGCATCCGATTTTGCCGCGGGCGTTTCACCGGAACCTCGCCTTGGCGCGCGTCCTTTCGTCGCCCGACGCGAGCCTCGCGGGAAAGACCTTCGCCGAGATCGCGAAAGACCGCGGGCGAGACGCCGTCGACGTGTTCCTCGACCTCGTCGCGACACACGGGACCCGACTGCGTTGGACGACGATGATGGCCAACGATCGCGAGGGCTCCCTCCTCGAGATCATCGGCCACCCGGACGTGCTCATCGGTTTCTCTGACGCGGGCGCGCACTTGCGGCAAATGGCTCACTACAGCTTCCCGCTGCGCATGTTGCGGCGCGTCCAGACCGCCCACCAAGCGGGTCGGCCGGCGATGAGCCTCGAGCGCGCCGTTCACCGCCTCACGGGCGAGATCGCATCCTGGTTTGGCATCGCCGCAGGGCACCTCGACGTGGGCGCGCGCGCCGACGTCGTCGTCGTCGACCCGGCGGGCCTGACGGACCGCCTCGAGGACGTTTGCGAGGCCGTCATCGAAGGCTTCGGCGCTCACACGCGCCTCGTGCGTAGAAGTGAAGACGCCACGACGCTGGTGGTGGTGGGCGGCCGCGTCGCCAGTCGGCGCGGCGTCGTGGACGCGGCCGTCGGGCACGAGCGCGGCTTCGGGCGCGTGCTCCGCGCGCTGTAAAGACGCGCGCCGCCAGCTGCGGCGCCAGCCCGGATCGGTGTCGCTCCACGCGTCTCGCTGCGGCGACGGCGCACAAACGAGCCCGATTACGCGCCACCGGGGAACGCACATCGCCGTACGTCACGGTGTGTATTGTTGCGATCGCAACGGTGGTGCGCGCCTTGCTCACTTGCTTGGTCATGACGCAAACCAAGCTGCTTCTCGGTGGACTCCTTCTCATGGTGGCCGGCACGACCCTCGCGGGCTGCAGCGGCGACATCGACGACGAAGGTGTTGCCGATGAGGCCGCCCTGACGAGCGGCGTGAGCGGCGAGCTCGCCGTGGGCACCGAGCTGACAACGACGGCGCGGGTCAACTTCCGAACCGGCCCGAGCACGTCGACGGCGGTCAAGCGCATCCTCGCCAAAGGCTCGACGGTGGTGACCGTGAATCGCACGAGGCCGAGCGGCGCCTTTTACAACGTGAAGAGCGGCAACGACGAAGGATGGGTCCACGGCGGCTACCCTCGCCAAGGCAGGGAGCGGCGCGACGGAGCCAACGCCCACGCCGACACCGACGCCCGGTGGCACCTGTGCCCCGCGCAAGCTCCGCTTCTCGGCGGACGAACTCCCGAGCTTGCCGGCGGCGGGCTCCGCGTACGTCTGGGGCGCCAACGCGACGGGCGGCGCATCGGCCCCCTACTCGAGCGAGTTCATCTCTTACGCGGCGCAGGCGCACCAGCGCGGCTTGCAAGTCTTCGCCTACCTCGAAGGGCCATGCGGCGACACGGGCGGCGTCGATGACGGCGAGCGCGCGCGCTGCTCCGGCATTCACCGCTCGTTCAACGCACAGAACGCGCCGGGCACGCCCAACACCGACAAGGCGCGATGGAAGCCGTTCACGATGCACCAGCTCAAGCGCTCGGCGCAGGTTGGCGCCGACTACTGCGAGATCGACAACCTCAGCAACAACGTGACGATTCCGCTGAATCCCCTCTTGCGCGAGATCAAGGCGCTCTACGACTCAGGGCAAGTCCATTGCCGCTTCGTGCTGAAGAACGTGGAGGCGGCCGACATCGATTCCATTCGGACAGAAGTGGCGCCGACGCCGGCGGCGGCGAACTTCATCGCGCCGTTCCACATCTTCGAAGCCGACGACACGGGGCAAAAGGGCCAGCTCGACGCCGCGATGGTTCGGCTCAAGGGGCCTGGCGCCAAGACCATCATCAGCACCGACACGAACCACTACGGCGGCGCCTTCACCCCGGACCAGTTCCTGGCTTGCAACTGACCTGGCCAAAGCCCCCGTCGAGCGCCTTCGACGCCGGGTCCTATTGCGTGCGATGCAAGACGACGTCGAGCGAGGGGCTCGCCGACGCTGACACGTGACTGCCGACGAAGCGAACTTCGGACGGAAGCCACAGCGACGGGCGACCGACGAAGGTGTGCGTCGATAGGCGCGTCACCCCCGAGCTGTTGTCGACCATGCTGCCGCGCGCCTGCGAGAGCAGCACGGTCGCCGGCACCTCGACGCGGCCCGGGATGCCGTAGCCGCGGGCGAGCTGCAGGTGGCCACCGGGCGGCAGCGCGACCGAGACGCCGTCGGTGGTCAGCGTGCCATCGCGGGTCTCGCTTGCGGGGGCCGCGGCGTTCAGGAGGTACGCGTGGCTCTCTTGGGCGTCGAGGTAGCCCGTGCCTGGCGCGTGTGTGTGGTTCGTCTCCGTGCTGCCAAGCATCGCGCCGCTCTCAGCGAAGACCCGCAGCGTCGTCTTGATGGTGTTCGACGCGCCGTCGAACCAGCGGTAGCAGAGAGGCTCGTTGGAGGCATGCGCCCAGCAGTCCACCTTCTGCGCGATCCGCGACGGCAACGTCGAGGCGACGTCGAGACGCACGAGGTACCGTGCGCCGTCCACCTCGACCACGCCGCTGTAGCGCGCCGCCAGGCCTGCGCGCAGTTCGTCGCTTTGCTCCCCGCTACCGGAGGCCTCCCCTTCGCGCGCGTCGATGGAGCAACCAAGCGTGGTCGCGAGGGTGAAGAGAGCGAGGGCACGGAAGAAGAGGCGCATGGGGTTTTTCCTTTGTTGACGCCGCCACCTGGCGAAGCAGTCACGCGGTCTTTGACTTCATCGACCGGCGCGCGCACGGGAAACGGCGGCAAGGCGGCCTTGCCCGCGCGGAAAGGCTCCCCTGCGAGACACCTCGCAGGCACGACCTCAAGTGTCGCGCGAGCCCGGACTTCGCGTCGTATCCGCTCCCGCGTCGAGCCACTCC
This genomic interval carries:
- a CDS encoding SH3 domain-containing protein is translated as MTQTKLLLGGLLLMVAGTTLAGCSGDIDDEGVADEAALTSGVSGELAVGTELTTTARVNFRTGPSTSTAVKRILAKGSTVVTVNRTRPSGAFYNVKSGNDEGWVHGGYPRQGRERRDGANAHADTDARWHLCPAQAPLLGGRTPELAGGGLRVRLGRQRDGRRIGPLLERVHLLRGAGAPARLASLRLPRRAMRRHGRRR